The nucleotide window TGGGGGCGGTGCTGAAGTACCGCGAGGACGGCGAGCGGGTCCGCGCTGCGGGCCCGGGGGTGCTGTTCGGTGCCGGCTGACGGAGGACCCCGTCCTCCGCACCGCTCGTCGGCCCGCGGCGGGTCTCGGGACAGGGCCGAGCGGGACGTGGTCACGAGCGTGCTCGGGTTCGCCCGCACGCTGCGGCACGCGGGGGTCGCGGCCTCCCCCGACCGGGTGGCGGCGATGCTCGACGCCGTCGCGCACCTCGACGTGCTCGACCCGGCCGCCGTCTACTGGGCCGGCCGGCTGACCCTGTGCGGCAGCCCCGACGACCTGGACCGCTACGACGCCGCCTTCCCCGCCTGGTTCGGCGGCGTGGTCCCGCGTGCCCGCCCGGCCGTCCCGGCCGCGCGGCCGCGGGTGCTGCGCTCCGCGCCGCTGGACACCGGCGCGGGCACACCGGACGGCGAGGAGCCCGACGACCTCGCCACCCGGGCCAGCGGCGCGGAGGCGCTGCGCCACCGGGACGTCGGCGAGCTCACCGCCGCCGAGCGCACCCAGCTGCGGCGGCTGTTCGCCCTGCTCGCCCCGGCCGCCCCGATGCGGCCCTCCCGGCGCCGGCGACCGGCCCCGCACGGCCCGGTGCACGTCGGGCGGACCGTGCGCGCGGCCCTGCGCGACGGCGGGGAGGTCACCCGGCTGGTGCGCCACCGGGCCCGCCCGCGACCGCGCCGGGTGGTCCTGCTGGTCGACGTCTCCGGCTCGATGACCCCCTACGCCGACGCGCTGCTGCGGTTCGCGCACGCCGCCGTCCGGGCGCGGCCGTCCACCACCGAGGTGTTCACCATCGGCACCCGGCTGACCCGGGTCACCCGTGAGCTGCGGCTGCGCGACCCCGACCGGGCGCTGGCCGCCAGCGGGCAGGCGATCCCCGACTGGTCCGGCGGCACCCGGATCGGCGAGGTGCTGAAGGCGTTCCTGGACCGGTGGGGGCAGCGGGGCACCGCCCGCGGCGCGGTGGTCGTGGTGTGCAGCGACGGCTGGGAGCGGGGCGGGGCCGAGCTGCTGGGCGAGCAGATGGCCCGGCTGCGGCGGCTGGCCCACGCGGTCGTCTGGGTCAACCCGCACAAGGGGCGGCCCGGCTACGAGCCGCTCGCCGCCGGCATGGTCGCGGCACTGCCGAGCGTGGACGCCTTCGTGTCCGGGCACAGCATGGCCGCGTTCGAGGAGCTGGTCGGGGTGATCGAGCGGGTCCCGGCTCCGCCCGCCCGCCCGCGGCGGGCCCCCGGCCACCTGCTGCAGGATGACCGCGAGGGGACCCCGTCCCCCGCGCGGCACCGGAGAGGAGCAGTCGGATGAGGGACGTCCTCGAGGACCTCCTCGCCTGGTGGCGGGCCGGGGAGACCGTGGGGGTGGGCACCGTCGTGGATACGTGGCGCTCGGCCCCCCGGCCCGCCGGGGCCGCGATGCTGGTCGGTCCGGGCGGGACCGCGGTGGGCAGCGTGTCCGGCGGCTGCGTCGAGGGCGCGGTCTACGAGCAGGCGACCGACGTCGTCGGCACCGGGACGCCGGTCCTGCAGCGCTACGGCGTGAGCGACGACGACGCGTTCGCCGTGGGCCTGACCTGCGGCGGCGTCCTGGACGTGTTCGTGGAGGCCGTGTCGCAGGAGACCTTCCCCGAGCTCGGGGACGTGGCGGCCTCGGTCGCCGCGCACGAGCCGGTCGCCGTCGTCACCTGCGTCCGCGGCCCGGCCGGCCGGCTGGGCCGGCGGATGGTGCTGTGGCCCGACCGCCGCGCCGGCGGCTTCGGCGAGCAGCACCTGGACGACGCCGTCGCCGACGACGCGCGGGGCATGCTGGCCGCCGGCCGCACCGCCACGTTGGCCTACGGCGTCGACGGCGAGCGGCGCGGGGACGAGCTGACGCTGTTCGTCGCCTCCTACGCCCCGCCGGCCCGGATGGTCGTCTTCGGGGCCATCGACTTCGCCGCGGCCGTCGCCCGGGTGGGGTCCTTCCTCGGCCACCGGGTCACCGTGTGCGACGCCCGCCCGGTGTTCGCCACCACCCGCCGCTTCCCCGACGCCGACGAGGTGGTCGTGGACTGGCCGCACCGGTACCTGCAGGCCGAGGCCGACGCCGGGCGCATCGACGAGCGCACCGTGCTCTGCGTGCTCACCCACGACCCGAAGTTCGACGTCCCGCTGCTGGAGGTCGCACTGCGGCTGCCGGTGGCCTACGTCGGCGCGATGGGCTCCCGGCGGACGTCGGACGAGCGGCTGGAGCGGCTGCGGGAGGCGGGGCTGACCGAGACCGAGCTGTCCCGGCTGTCCTCACCGATCGGCCTGGACCTCGGCGCCCGCACACCGGAGGAGACGGCGGTCTCCATCGCCGCGGAGATCGTCGCCGCCCGCTGGGGCGGGTCCGGGGACCGGCTGACCGGCGGTGCCGGGCCCGTCCACCGCACCGCCGACAGGTGACGGGCGCCACGACAAGTAGTTCACTGCTAAGGGAATCGGGGCTAGGGTCTCGACGAGGTCGCCTGCGGCGGGAGCACCGCGGCCGGCGCCCCACGACGACGCACCACGACGACGCACCACGACGACGCACCACGACGACGCACCACGACGACGCCACCGCGTCGTCGGCGACCGCAGCCCGATCGATCCACCTCACCCCCTGGAGATCGCCATGCCCGCACCGATCGAGGTCCGCAAGGTCCCCCTGCACAACGTCAGCGACGCCTCCGAGCTCGCCGCGCTGATCGACACCGGCGTCATGGAGGCCGACCGGGTGGT belongs to Modestobacter sp. L9-4 and includes:
- a CDS encoding VWA domain-containing protein, yielding MVTSVLGFARTLRHAGVAASPDRVAAMLDAVAHLDVLDPAAVYWAGRLTLCGSPDDLDRYDAAFPAWFGGVVPRARPAVPAARPRVLRSAPLDTGAGTPDGEEPDDLATRASGAEALRHRDVGELTAAERTQLRRLFALLAPAAPMRPSRRRRPAPHGPVHVGRTVRAALRDGGEVTRLVRHRARPRPRRVVLLVDVSGSMTPYADALLRFAHAAVRARPSTTEVFTIGTRLTRVTRELRLRDPDRALAASGQAIPDWSGGTRIGEVLKAFLDRWGQRGTARGAVVVVCSDGWERGGAELLGEQMARLRRLAHAVVWVNPHKGRPGYEPLAAGMVAALPSVDAFVSGHSMAAFEELVGVIERVPAPPARPRRAPGHLLQDDREGTPSPARHRRGAVG
- a CDS encoding XdhC/CoxI family protein, with product MRDVLEDLLAWWRAGETVGVGTVVDTWRSAPRPAGAAMLVGPGGTAVGSVSGGCVEGAVYEQATDVVGTGTPVLQRYGVSDDDAFAVGLTCGGVLDVFVEAVSQETFPELGDVAASVAAHEPVAVVTCVRGPAGRLGRRMVLWPDRRAGGFGEQHLDDAVADDARGMLAAGRTATLAYGVDGERRGDELTLFVASYAPPARMVVFGAIDFAAAVARVGSFLGHRVTVCDARPVFATTRRFPDADEVVVDWPHRYLQAEADAGRIDERTVLCVLTHDPKFDVPLLEVALRLPVAYVGAMGSRRTSDERLERLREAGLTETELSRLSSPIGLDLGARTPEETAVSIAAEIVAARWGGSGDRLTGGAGPVHRTADR